A genome region from Desulfobaccales bacterium includes the following:
- a CDS encoding glycosyltransferase family 4 protein, whose product MRVAQIAPPWIPVPPVTYGGTELMVATLIQGLKERGVEIWLFSAGDSSLAVPQYGHFLHSFWPPDKFSENLHLSHAFARLRQQPPLVIHSHLENAAGFWVLAPAAPLAITIHTPLFPMKRDYLLSFPQVHLVTVSAFQQRQLEGHPRLHLIPHGLSLADYPFQAAKEDFLLFLGRIYPDKGLHTAIRLAREAGMRLIIAGPVFTPDQPYFDAQIRAHIDGDRIVYLGPADHARKVDLMKRARALVLPLEVDETFGLAMIEAMACGTPVLAYDRGAVPEVVAQGETGFIVKTYEELRDSLAGLAALDPRRCREHVAQNFSRDRMVTAYLDLYGEMTRGH is encoded by the coding sequence CGGGTGGCCCAGATCGCGCCCCCCTGGATTCCCGTCCCTCCTGTAACCTATGGGGGGACTGAACTGATGGTGGCCACCCTTATTCAGGGTCTTAAAGAGCGAGGCGTGGAGATCTGGCTGTTCAGCGCCGGAGACTCTTCTCTGGCTGTGCCCCAATATGGCCATTTCCTGCACTCCTTCTGGCCGCCGGACAAATTTTCCGAAAACCTGCACCTCTCCCATGCCTTTGCCCGCCTCCGGCAGCAGCCGCCTTTGGTGATTCACTCACATCTGGAGAACGCCGCGGGGTTCTGGGTCCTGGCCCCGGCCGCGCCCCTGGCGATCACCATTCACACGCCATTGTTTCCCATGAAACGGGACTATCTCTTGAGCTTCCCGCAGGTGCACCTGGTGACGGTAAGCGCCTTCCAGCAGCGCCAGTTGGAGGGGCATCCCCGTCTCCACCTGATCCCTCACGGCCTGAGCCTGGCGGACTACCCCTTCCAGGCCGCCAAGGAGGATTTTCTTCTCTTTCTGGGCCGCATCTATCCTGACAAAGGTCTGCATACGGCCATCCGCCTGGCCCGGGAGGCCGGGATGCGGCTGATTATCGCCGGGCCGGTGTTTACGCCTGACCAGCCTTATTTCGATGCGCAGATTCGCGCCCACATCGACGGGGACCGGATTGTCTACCTGGGCCCCGCGGACCATGCCCGCAAGGTGGACCTGATGAAGCGGGCGAGGGCATTGGTGCTGCCCCTGGAAGTGGATGAGACGTTCGGGTTGGCCATGATCGAGGCCATGGCCTGCGGCACACCGGTTCTGGCCTATGACCGGGGCGCGGTGCCCGAAGTGGTGGCTCAGGGCGAAACCGGCTTTATCGTCAAAACCTATGAGGAGTTGCGGGATAGTCTGGCTGGCCTCGCCGCTTTGGACCCGCGCCGCTGCCGGGAGCACGTGGCGCAAAACTTCTCCCGGGACCGCATGGTGACTGCGTACCTGGATTTATACGGAGAGAT